In Longimicrobium sp., a genomic segment contains:
- a CDS encoding Ig-like domain-containing protein, translating into MKYRSLAGVLLAAALAACSGGDATGPSGGTISVQPNPVTVAVGDTVRLNVTASGAVTFRSLNPAIATVSSAGTVTGVSVGATQIVVESGSRSDTVAVNVVAGDVARTFNVNTDQACGDPLLVGFRTAAVGQHVILMEDTRNPPGGFTSAEYQEIANRFDTLVWPTDVQAFGAPTDIDNNGKVIVLFTRAVNELTPANVNFVVGGFFFSRDLFPHTATTQLQGCEGSNLGEMFYMLAPDPQGTINGNERTAQYVSNTTIGTLAHELQHLINSSRRLFVNNAPTFEAVWLDEGLAHIAEELNFYAASGLGPRQNIGQSTLFASQTRVDAFNEFGIANFGRFGEYLRNPPPNSPYADNDSLATRGAAWSLLRYSADRKGAGDQPFFNALVNSADSGLVNLGKVVGPELGAYVRDWQVANYADDAVTGAEARFQHPSWNFRDLYSNKAFGGYPLQVNALVSGSTRTATIRSGSAAYYRFGVASGATADVRVSAAGTTVANACTPVTLSVGQAVQVDAATTAAFCVAGGTGSDYVLVVGYPVLSTGRTAAVAVVGTNVTAVSGGPTPNRLPGISGPAFTPFTAVGGDGGFELALRRRERAELSPLIGRRGASASIAAAVAPTGVTLTLMRTR; encoded by the coding sequence ATGAAGTACCGCAGTCTGGCGGGAGTGCTGCTTGCCGCGGCGCTGGCCGCGTGCAGCGGCGGCGACGCCACCGGGCCCTCGGGCGGCACCATCAGCGTGCAGCCCAACCCCGTCACGGTGGCCGTGGGCGACACCGTGCGCCTGAACGTCACGGCCTCGGGCGCCGTCACCTTCCGCAGCCTGAACCCCGCGATCGCCACGGTCAGCTCGGCGGGCACCGTCACCGGCGTGTCGGTGGGCGCCACGCAGATCGTGGTCGAGTCCGGCAGCCGCTCCGACACCGTGGCCGTGAACGTGGTGGCCGGCGACGTGGCGCGCACCTTCAACGTGAACACCGACCAGGCCTGCGGCGACCCGCTGCTGGTGGGCTTCCGCACCGCCGCCGTGGGACAGCACGTGATCCTCATGGAGGACACGCGCAACCCCCCGGGCGGCTTCACCTCGGCCGAATACCAGGAGATCGCCAACCGCTTCGACACGCTGGTGTGGCCCACCGACGTGCAGGCGTTCGGCGCGCCCACCGACATCGACAACAACGGCAAGGTCATCGTCCTCTTCACCCGCGCGGTGAACGAGCTGACCCCCGCGAACGTGAACTTCGTCGTGGGCGGCTTCTTCTTCTCGCGCGACCTGTTCCCCCACACCGCCACCACGCAGCTGCAGGGGTGCGAGGGAAGCAACCTGGGCGAGATGTTCTACATGCTGGCGCCGGACCCGCAGGGCACCATCAACGGGAACGAGCGCACCGCCCAGTACGTCAGCAACACCACCATCGGCACGCTGGCGCACGAGCTCCAGCACCTGATCAACTCGTCGCGCCGGCTGTTCGTGAACAACGCGCCCACCTTCGAGGCGGTGTGGCTGGACGAGGGGCTGGCGCACATCGCCGAGGAGCTGAATTTCTACGCGGCCTCGGGGCTGGGGCCGCGGCAGAACATCGGGCAGAGCACGCTGTTCGCCTCGCAGACGCGGGTCGACGCCTTCAACGAGTTCGGCATCGCCAACTTCGGCCGCTTCGGCGAGTACCTGCGCAACCCGCCGCCCAACTCGCCGTACGCCGACAACGACTCGCTGGCCACCCGCGGCGCCGCCTGGAGCCTGCTGCGCTACTCGGCCGACCGGAAGGGCGCGGGCGACCAGCCGTTCTTCAACGCGCTGGTGAACTCGGCCGACAGCGGGCTGGTGAACCTGGGCAAGGTGGTGGGCCCGGAGCTGGGCGCGTACGTGCGCGACTGGCAGGTGGCCAACTACGCCGACGACGCGGTTACCGGCGCCGAGGCGCGCTTCCAGCACCCGAGCTGGAACTTCCGCGACCTGTACTCCAACAAGGCGTTCGGCGGCTACCCGCTGCAGGTGAACGCGCTGGTGTCGGGGAGCACGCGCACGGCCACCATCCGCTCCGGCTCGGCCGCCTACTACCGCTTCGGCGTGGCCTCGGGCGCCACGGCGGACGTGCGCGTCTCGGCCGCGGGGACCACGGTGGCGAACGCGTGCACGCCGGTGACGCTCTCGGTGGGCCAGGCGGTGCAGGTCGACGCCGCGACCACCGCCGCCTTCTGCGTGGCGGGCGGCACGGGGAGCGACTACGTGCTGGTGGTGGGCTACCCCGTGCTGTCGACCGGCAGGACCGCCGCGGTCGCGGTGGTGGGCACCAACGTGACGGCGGTGAGCGGCGGGCCCACGCCCAACCGGCTGCCGGGGATCTCCGGCCCCGCCTTCACCCCGTTCACCGCGGTGGGTGGCGACGGCGGGTTCGAGCTGGCGCTGCGCCGCCGCGAGCGCGCGGAGCTGTCGCCGCTGATCGGCCGCCGCGGAGCCAGCGCGAGCATCGCCGCGGCGGTGGCGCCGACGGGGGTGACGCTGACGCTGATGCGCACGCGGTAA
- the argF gene encoding ornithine carbamoyltransferase, producing MPERPVRHFVSIPDFSREELLDTLDLAARMKRGEYTARPLEGRTLAMIFAKSSTRTRVSFEVGTYQLGGHALFLSSRDIQLGRGEPLADTARVLSRMVDGIMIRTFAQSDVDDLARYGSIPVINGLTDLLHPCQIMADLQTIRQEFGPELEPVKVAWVGDGNNMANSWLNAAYRLGFELRLAFPAGYEPDAEILARAQSATKIVVTHDPREAVEGADVVNTDVWTSMGQEEESQKRLRDFQGYIVDEALMGRASQRSIFLHCLPAHRGEEVSDAVIEGPRSRVFDEAENRLHAQKAIMVKVMAPGAA from the coding sequence ATGCCCGAACGCCCGGTGCGCCACTTCGTCTCCATCCCCGACTTCTCGCGGGAGGAGCTGCTCGACACGCTGGACCTGGCCGCGCGAATGAAGCGCGGCGAGTACACGGCCCGGCCGCTGGAGGGCCGCACGCTGGCCATGATCTTCGCCAAGAGCTCCACCCGCACGCGGGTGTCGTTCGAGGTGGGCACGTACCAGCTGGGCGGGCACGCGCTCTTCCTTTCCAGCCGCGACATCCAGCTGGGGCGCGGCGAGCCGCTGGCCGACACCGCGCGGGTGCTGTCGCGGATGGTGGACGGGATCATGATCCGCACCTTCGCGCAGTCCGACGTGGACGACCTGGCGCGCTACGGCTCCATCCCGGTCATCAACGGGCTCACCGACCTTCTGCACCCCTGCCAGATCATGGCCGACCTGCAGACCATCCGCCAGGAGTTCGGGCCGGAGCTGGAGCCGGTGAAGGTGGCGTGGGTGGGCGACGGGAACAACATGGCCAACTCCTGGCTGAACGCCGCCTACCGCCTGGGCTTCGAGCTGCGCCTGGCCTTCCCGGCCGGGTACGAGCCCGACGCGGAGATCCTGGCCCGCGCCCAGTCGGCCACGAAGATCGTGGTCACGCACGACCCGCGCGAGGCGGTGGAGGGCGCCGACGTGGTGAACACCGATGTGTGGACCTCGATGGGGCAGGAGGAAGAGTCGCAGAAGCGCCTGCGCGACTTCCAGGGCTACATCGTGGATGAGGCGCTGATGGGCCGCGCCTCTCAGCGCTCCATCTTCCTGCACTGCCTTCCCGCGCACCGCGGCGAGGAGGTGTCCGACGCGGTGATCGAGGGCCCGCGCAGCCGCGTGTTCGACGAGGCCGAGAACCGCCTGCACGCGCAGAAGGCCATCATGGTGAAGGTGATGGCGCCCGGCGCCGCCTGA
- a CDS encoding Ig-like domain-containing protein, whose amino-acid sequence MQTRSILARRASAALALLALPWAAGCGGDSTLPQRSARGPAAVISNPADLESASCSPSLAWTRVSDGSSASASLVAGQKYRVRDITTCITNFRAQTGPVLIVSGGQQPTVQAKDASQTSATFIGEIGDATYPVSVTIAPANLFLTDHATVTAGSSTTLYFEAYEPTLQKIPSGDWPSQPVFTSDNPAIATVAAGGANGPGINVVVAGKSAGTTVIRTSFLGRNAVATITVNPAGPLAASVTLSVSRIVGSIGGTYQITATVKDAAGNFISKPVTWTSSNASVATVDQTGKITAKAAGTAVIRASVDGVSAEATIDVYQYACRDCSGPLIPPDPGLTY is encoded by the coding sequence ATGCAGACACGCAGCATCCTCGCCCGCCGCGCCTCCGCGGCGCTCGCCCTCCTCGCCCTTCCCTGGGCGGCCGGCTGCGGCGGCGACTCCACCCTCCCGCAGCGCTCCGCCCGCGGCCCCGCGGCCGTCATCTCCAACCCGGCCGATCTGGAGTCGGCCAGCTGCTCTCCCAGCCTCGCGTGGACGCGCGTGTCCGACGGCTCCAGCGCGTCGGCGTCGCTCGTCGCGGGGCAGAAGTACCGGGTGCGCGACATCACCACCTGCATCACCAACTTCCGCGCGCAGACCGGGCCCGTGCTCATCGTATCGGGCGGGCAGCAGCCCACGGTGCAGGCGAAGGATGCGTCGCAGACCTCGGCCACCTTCATCGGGGAGATCGGCGATGCCACGTATCCCGTCTCCGTGACCATCGCGCCGGCGAACCTGTTCCTGACCGACCACGCCACGGTAACCGCGGGCTCCTCCACCACGCTGTACTTCGAGGCGTACGAGCCCACGCTGCAGAAGATCCCCTCGGGCGACTGGCCCAGCCAGCCGGTGTTCACGAGCGACAACCCCGCCATCGCCACCGTTGCCGCGGGTGGCGCGAACGGCCCGGGCATCAACGTGGTGGTGGCGGGGAAGAGCGCCGGCACCACCGTGATCCGCACCAGCTTCCTGGGGCGCAACGCCGTAGCCACGATCACGGTGAACCCGGCCGGCCCGCTTGCGGCCAGCGTCACGCTGAGCGTCAGCCGGATCGTGGGAAGCATCGGGGGAACGTACCAGATCACGGCCACCGTGAAGGACGCGGCCGGCAACTTCATCTCCAAGCCGGTCACCTGGACGAGCTCGAACGCCTCCGTCGCCACGGTGGACCAGACGGGGAAGATCACGGCCAAGGCCGCGGGCACCGCCGTCATCCGGGCGTCGGTCGACGGAGTGTCCGCCGAGGCCACGATCGACGTGTACCAGTACGCTTGCCGCGACTGCTCCGGGCCGCTGATTCCCCCCGATCCGGGGCTCACCTACTGA
- a CDS encoding threonine synthase, with translation MALSSARPGTMFIAIRIFHPSSGPMTDIQNFGGATHLECTRCGARYESETPHRLSPCCEKPLYARYDLPAIAARVTREELACRSADLWRYHELLPVRDPANAVRLGEGWTPLVDAPRLADRLGVARLMIKDEGQNPTASFKARGLCLAVSRAKELGITEVALPSAGNAGSATAAYAAAAGMGAHVVVPRDTPAPIVEEMRALGADVELIDGLITDCAVRVAAGAREHGWFDLSTLKEPYRAEGKKTMGYEVAEQLGWTLPDVIVYPTGGGTGLVGMWKAFAEMEAMGWIGAARPRMISVQAAGCAPIVRAWEQGTDEAAPWEDAHTYASGLRVPRAVGDFLMLRAIRESGGAAVAVPDEEMRRWTPVVGADTGIFCAPEGAATAAAAQRLRTAGAIRESDTVVLFNTGSGLKYVGM, from the coding sequence GTGGCGTTGTCATCGGCGCGGCCGGGAACGATGTTCATCGCCATCCGCATCTTCCACCCGTCTTCCGGACCGATGACCGACATCCAGAACTTCGGCGGCGCCACGCACCTGGAGTGCACCCGCTGCGGCGCGCGCTACGAGAGCGAGACGCCGCACCGGCTGTCGCCCTGCTGCGAGAAGCCGCTGTACGCGCGCTACGACCTGCCCGCCATCGCCGCGCGCGTGACGCGCGAGGAGCTCGCCTGCCGCAGCGCCGACCTGTGGCGCTACCACGAGCTCCTGCCCGTGCGCGACCCCGCGAACGCCGTGCGCCTGGGCGAGGGGTGGACGCCGCTGGTGGACGCGCCCCGGCTGGCGGACCGCCTGGGCGTGGCGCGGCTGATGATCAAGGACGAGGGGCAGAACCCCACCGCGTCGTTCAAGGCGCGCGGGCTGTGCCTGGCCGTGTCGCGCGCGAAGGAGCTGGGGATCACGGAGGTGGCGCTCCCCAGCGCCGGGAACGCGGGGAGCGCCACCGCCGCCTACGCCGCCGCGGCGGGGATGGGCGCGCACGTGGTGGTCCCGCGCGACACGCCGGCGCCCATCGTGGAGGAGATGCGCGCGCTGGGCGCCGACGTGGAGCTGATCGACGGCCTGATCACCGACTGCGCGGTGCGGGTGGCCGCCGGCGCGCGCGAGCACGGCTGGTTCGACCTGTCGACGCTGAAGGAGCCGTACCGCGCCGAGGGGAAGAAGACGATGGGGTACGAGGTGGCCGAGCAGCTGGGGTGGACCCTTCCCGACGTCATCGTCTACCCCACGGGCGGCGGCACCGGGCTGGTGGGGATGTGGAAGGCGTTCGCGGAGATGGAGGCGATGGGGTGGATCGGCGCGGCGCGCCCGCGGATGATCTCGGTGCAGGCGGCCGGGTGCGCCCCCATCGTCCGCGCCTGGGAGCAGGGGACGGACGAGGCCGCGCCGTGGGAAGACGCGCACACCTACGCCTCCGGCCTGCGCGTTCCCCGCGCCGTGGGCGACTTCCTGATGCTGCGGGCCATCCGCGAGTCCGGCGGCGCCGCCGTGGCCGTGCCCGACGAGGAGATGCGCCGCTGGACGCCCGTGGTGGGCGCCGACACCGGCATCTTCTGCGCGCCCGAGGGCGCCGCCACCGCCGCCGCCGCCCAGCGCCTGCGCACTGCAGGCGCCATCCGCGAGAGCGACACCGTCGTCCTCTTCAACACCGGCAGCGGGCTGAAGTACGTGGGGATGTAG
- a CDS encoding macro domain-containing protein, producing MLTYVSGNLFEAPVQTLVNAVNTVGVMGKGIALTFREIFPEMFREYRAVCERGDLRVGGLHLWRGPTRYVLNFPTKEHWRNPSRLEYIEAGLRAFVNMYERAGIHSIAFPPLGCGNGELEFAAVRPLMERYLAPLPITVLMYAPVPRRAVAEHRQPRAIAEWLRSAPAELPFEEVWADLTEMFRVRVAVETPSKAGQFEVQVADSGIAGLRIWMSGRRTTVVPKEQLAEAWKQLRDFGILTARRLPVGLEKIGSYVLGILALLPYVQLVPLGTDYQMLGGSPMTGLQLAPAVGSSEPQRELAFG from the coding sequence ATGCTGACCTACGTCTCGGGTAACCTCTTCGAGGCCCCCGTCCAGACGCTCGTAAACGCGGTAAACACCGTGGGAGTGATGGGGAAGGGCATCGCCCTGACCTTCAGGGAGATCTTTCCGGAGATGTTCCGGGAATATCGCGCCGTCTGCGAGCGGGGCGATCTCCGGGTGGGCGGGCTTCACCTGTGGAGAGGGCCCACGCGGTACGTGCTGAACTTTCCCACCAAGGAGCACTGGCGTAACCCTTCCAGGCTGGAGTACATCGAAGCGGGGCTCAGGGCCTTCGTGAACATGTACGAGCGGGCCGGGATCCATTCCATCGCCTTTCCCCCGCTGGGATGCGGGAACGGCGAACTGGAATTTGCCGCCGTGCGCCCGCTGATGGAGCGGTACCTGGCGCCTCTCCCGATCACCGTGCTGATGTACGCCCCCGTGCCGCGCCGTGCGGTGGCCGAGCACCGGCAGCCGCGCGCCATCGCGGAGTGGCTGCGCTCCGCCCCGGCCGAGCTGCCGTTCGAGGAGGTGTGGGCGGATCTCACGGAGATGTTTCGCGTCCGTGTTGCGGTCGAAACGCCTTCGAAGGCAGGGCAGTTCGAAGTCCAGGTGGCCGACAGCGGGATTGCCGGGCTGCGGATCTGGATGTCGGGCCGGCGCACCACGGTGGTGCCGAAGGAGCAGCTCGCCGAAGCCTGGAAGCAGCTCCGGGACTTCGGGATCCTGACCGCGCGCCGGCTTCCGGTGGGACTGGAGAAGATCGGCTCGTATGTGCTGGGAATCCTGGCGCTGCTTCCGTATGTGCAGCTGGTGCCGCTGGGAACCGATTACCAGATGCTCGGGGGCTCTCCGATGACCGGCCTGCAGCTCGCCCCCGCCGTCGGGAGCAGCGAGCCGCAGCGGGAGCTCGCGTTCGGCTGA
- a CDS encoding DarT ssDNA thymidine ADP-ribosyltransferase family protein, which produces MPEAPDARDIRSFLKELSEQKWLGRQRRDWPLHLYHFSDVRNVASILRSGRVYSRRRAEELGLHDVEIASLDIIEGSPWAHGLARLYFRPVTPTQYHNEGIRPPEHRSKHSHCPVPVFLIFDAAEMLTRGDAQITDGNLARQRYRIGSGAAFLRRLNFRAIYHDEPYPASMSRGERDEITRARCAEVVFPGEVDLSALREVVCRTPAERTTLLTLLGPENRQWAPRVRIQQPGERIFYRDWTFVRDVSLTDRGVRLSIQFGSGEHTVEANSRYPSGQRQSWRWEPVTVAGRKDLDLAVPPEVTRVFVELKIAGCLAYQGYLSRQSLY; this is translated from the coding sequence ATGCCCGAAGCACCGGATGCGCGGGATATCCGTTCGTTCCTGAAAGAGCTGTCGGAGCAGAAGTGGCTGGGCCGGCAACGCCGAGACTGGCCGCTTCACCTCTACCACTTCAGCGACGTCCGCAACGTAGCCTCGATCCTCCGCAGCGGCCGCGTGTACAGCCGGCGGCGAGCGGAGGAGCTCGGGCTGCACGACGTGGAGATCGCCAGCCTGGACATCATCGAGGGGAGCCCGTGGGCTCACGGCCTGGCGCGGCTCTACTTCCGTCCGGTCACCCCGACCCAGTACCACAACGAAGGAATCCGGCCGCCCGAGCACCGGTCCAAGCACAGCCACTGCCCGGTGCCCGTCTTCCTGATCTTCGATGCCGCGGAGATGCTGACCCGTGGCGATGCGCAGATCACCGACGGAAACCTGGCGCGCCAGCGTTACCGGATCGGAAGTGGCGCCGCGTTCCTTCGCCGGCTGAACTTCCGCGCGATCTACCACGACGAGCCGTACCCCGCTTCGATGTCGCGCGGCGAGCGCGACGAGATCACGCGTGCACGGTGCGCCGAAGTCGTGTTTCCCGGCGAGGTGGATCTGTCCGCGCTTCGCGAGGTGGTGTGCCGCACGCCCGCGGAGCGCACCACCCTGCTCACGCTCCTGGGACCGGAAAACAGGCAGTGGGCGCCGCGCGTGCGGATCCAGCAGCCGGGTGAGCGGATCTTCTACCGGGACTGGACGTTCGTACGTGACGTGAGCCTGACCGACCGCGGGGTAAGGCTCTCGATCCAGTTCGGAAGCGGCGAGCATACGGTGGAAGCCAACAGCCGGTACCCCTCCGGGCAGCGCCAGAGCTGGCGCTGGGAGCCGGTCACCGTCGCGGGGCGCAAGGACCTCGATCTGGCGGTTCCTCCGGAGGTAACGCGTGTGTTCGTGGAGTTGAAGATCGCGGGTTGCCTTGCGTACCAGGGCTATCTTTCCCGGCAGTCGCTCTACTGA
- the thrS gene encoding threonine--tRNA ligase, protein MSIAENAGAVKVTLPDGSQRELPRGATVLSVAEAIGPRLAKAALAARVDGQVVDLTRPIEHDAKVEILTEKNPEALDVLRHSAAHVLATAVRKVRPEARIGFGPSIADGFYYDFEVDRPFTPEDLQQIEREMEAVAKDDESFERRVVSRDEAREIFADDPLKLERLEELGPDETITIYRNGPFTDLCRGPHVPSTGRLKHFRLLNTAGAYWRGDEKRQMLQRIYGTAWFTKEDLEQYIHRLEEARKRDHRKLGRELDLFQFHPVSPGAAFWTPRGTTLYNTLVEFVRERQLRDFEEIKTPLLYNKALWEQSGHWGKYRENMFLVLDAESGEHDISLKPMNCPSHFIYYGSEKHSYRELPLRYVTFDVLHRNELSGALSGLTRVRQFQQDDCHVFMREDQITEEVRFLLGFILGYYETFGLTATLKFATRPEQRIGSDEMWDRAEAGLRAALEATGMPYELKEGDGAFYGPKIDFDVTDSIGRAWQLGTIQLDYSNPERFDLTYVGEDNLPHRPVVIHRAVSGSFERFIAILIEHFAGAFPVWLAPVQVVVIPISDDQAGVARQYGAELREMGIRVRVDDRNETLNYRIREAETQKVPYMAVIGGREAEGGTAAVRVRGAGRKQEVLDRRALADRILEQVRSRTLQVGFEAAEAAE, encoded by the coding sequence ATGAGCATCGCAGAAAACGCAGGCGCGGTGAAGGTCACGCTTCCCGACGGCTCGCAGCGCGAGCTGCCGCGGGGCGCCACGGTGCTGAGCGTGGCCGAGGCCATCGGCCCGCGGCTGGCGAAGGCCGCGCTGGCGGCCCGGGTCGACGGCCAGGTCGTGGACCTCACGCGCCCCATCGAGCACGACGCGAAGGTCGAGATCCTCACGGAGAAGAACCCCGAGGCGCTGGACGTGCTGCGCCACTCGGCCGCGCACGTGCTGGCCACGGCCGTGCGCAAGGTGCGCCCCGAGGCCCGCATCGGCTTCGGGCCCTCCATCGCCGACGGCTTCTACTACGACTTCGAGGTCGACCGCCCCTTCACGCCCGAGGACCTGCAGCAGATCGAGCGGGAGATGGAGGCGGTGGCGAAGGACGACGAGTCGTTCGAGCGCCGCGTGGTGAGCCGCGACGAGGCGCGCGAGATCTTCGCCGACGACCCGCTGAAGCTGGAGCGGCTGGAGGAGCTGGGGCCGGACGAGACGATCACGATCTACCGCAACGGCCCCTTCACGGACCTCTGCCGCGGCCCGCACGTGCCCAGCACGGGGCGATTGAAGCACTTCCGCCTGCTGAACACGGCCGGCGCGTACTGGCGCGGCGACGAGAAGCGCCAGATGCTGCAGCGCATCTACGGCACGGCCTGGTTCACGAAGGAAGACCTGGAGCAGTACATCCACCGGCTGGAGGAAGCGCGCAAGCGCGACCACCGCAAGCTGGGGCGCGAGCTCGACCTCTTCCAGTTCCACCCCGTCTCCCCCGGCGCCGCGTTCTGGACGCCCAGGGGGACGACGCTGTACAACACGCTGGTGGAGTTCGTGCGCGAGCGGCAGCTGCGCGACTTCGAGGAGATCAAGACGCCGCTGCTGTACAACAAGGCGCTGTGGGAGCAGTCCGGCCACTGGGGAAAGTACCGCGAGAACATGTTCCTGGTGCTCGACGCCGAGTCGGGCGAGCACGACATCTCGCTGAAGCCGATGAACTGCCCCTCGCACTTCATCTACTACGGCTCGGAGAAGCACTCGTACCGCGAGCTGCCGCTGCGCTACGTGACGTTCGACGTGCTGCACCGCAACGAGCTGTCGGGCGCGCTCTCGGGGCTCACGCGGGTGCGGCAGTTCCAGCAGGACGACTGCCACGTCTTCATGCGCGAGGACCAGATCACCGAGGAGGTGCGGTTCCTCCTGGGGTTCATCCTGGGCTACTACGAGACGTTCGGGCTCACGGCCACGCTGAAGTTCGCCACGCGCCCCGAGCAGCGCATCGGCAGCGACGAGATGTGGGACCGCGCCGAGGCCGGCCTGCGCGCCGCGCTCGAGGCCACGGGGATGCCGTACGAGCTGAAGGAGGGCGACGGCGCCTTCTACGGCCCCAAGATCGACTTCGACGTGACCGACTCGATCGGGCGCGCGTGGCAGCTGGGCACGATCCAGCTGGACTACAGCAACCCCGAGCGCTTCGACCTGACGTACGTGGGGGAAGACAACCTGCCGCACCGGCCGGTGGTCATCCACCGCGCGGTCAGCGGCTCGTTCGAGCGCTTCATCGCCATCCTGATCGAGCACTTCGCGGGCGCCTTCCCGGTGTGGCTGGCGCCGGTGCAGGTGGTGGTGATCCCGATCAGCGACGACCAGGCCGGGGTGGCGCGCCAGTACGGGGCGGAGCTCAGGGAGATGGGGATCCGCGTGCGCGTGGACGACCGCAACGAGACGCTGAACTACCGCATCCGCGAGGCGGAGACGCAGAAGGTGCCGTACATGGCCGTGATCGGCGGGCGCGAGGCCGAGGGCGGCACGGCGGCGGTGCGGGTGCGCGGCGCCGGCCGCAAGCAGGAGGTGCTGGACCGCCGCGCGTTGGCCGACCGGATCCTGGAGCAGGTGCGCTCGCGCACCTTGCAGGTGGGCTTCGAGGCGGCGGAAGCCGCGGAGTAG
- the rpsT gene encoding 30S ribosomal protein S20 encodes MPNVKSAEKRMRTNEIRADRNRAFRSRLRSALKRVRTAATAADGTAALREATSLLDRAARKRIVHPNKAARAKSRLNAFIGRLAA; translated from the coding sequence TTGCCGAACGTCAAGTCCGCCGAGAAGCGGATGCGGACCAACGAGATCCGCGCCGACCGCAACCGTGCCTTCCGCTCGCGGCTGCGCAGCGCGCTGAAGCGTGTCCGCACGGCCGCCACCGCCGCGGACGGCACCGCCGCCCTGCGCGAGGCCACCTCGCTGCTGGACCGCGCGGCCCGCAAGCGGATCGTGCATCCCAACAAGGCCGCCCGCGCCAAGAGCCGCCTGAACGCCTTCATCGGCCGCCTGGCCGCGTAA
- a CDS encoding site-2 protease family protein, whose protein sequence is MQYVLLSLPVLLLAFSVHEFMHAYVALKQGDDTAYMLGRVTLDPRAHIDPIGSILFPLIGAISGAPLIGWAKPTPTTPRKYRKYVRGDVLVSLAGVAGNFLLILLFALLHVVAALVFRATGGNEVLVTADKLFVIGVELNFFLILFNLIPVPPLDGSHVLYHLLPANLGSAYRQLSSFGFIILYALIFTGALNRLFLVARPLGDLFLVPGDLVAGMTM, encoded by the coding sequence TTGCAGTACGTTCTTCTCAGCCTGCCCGTCCTGCTCCTGGCGTTCTCCGTCCACGAGTTCATGCACGCCTACGTCGCGCTGAAGCAGGGCGACGACACCGCGTACATGCTGGGGCGGGTTACGCTGGACCCGCGCGCCCACATCGACCCCATCGGGAGCATCCTGTTCCCGCTGATCGGGGCCATCTCGGGCGCGCCGCTCATCGGCTGGGCCAAGCCCACGCCCACCACCCCGCGCAAGTACCGCAAGTACGTGCGCGGCGACGTGCTGGTCTCGCTGGCCGGGGTCGCGGGCAACTTCCTGCTCATCCTGCTCTTCGCGCTCCTGCACGTCGTCGCCGCGCTGGTCTTCCGCGCCACGGGGGGGAACGAGGTGCTGGTGACGGCCGACAAGCTGTTCGTGATCGGCGTGGAGCTGAACTTCTTCCTCATCCTCTTCAACCTCATCCCCGTGCCGCCGCTGGACGGGTCGCACGTGCTGTATCACCTCCTCCCGGCCAACCTGGGAAGCGCGTACCGGCAGCTTTCCTCCTTCGGCTTCATCATCCTGTACGCCCTGATCTTCACCGGCGCGCTGAACCGGCTGTTCCTGGTGGCGCGGCCGCTGGGCGACCTGTTCCTGGTGCCCGGCGACCTGGTGGCGGGGATGACGATGTGA
- a CDS encoding segregation and condensation protein A — MTAQQTLEVPAAGARDPFEIDLERFHGPLDLLLHLIRNQDIDIFDIPISRITQQFLAAIRDLQRLELERAGEFLEMAATLVRIKAQMLFPRPPGEDEGDDPRADLVRRLLEYEHFREAARLLEQAERVRSRLFSRGYVEVRPQPRLSELPLETSWQDVWDAALRMQERLAEALVVHTVHGRQVRIEEKMDEVVDALVEKRRVEFAALVERWGTRIHAVATLLACLELGKRNVVRLRQNVPFDPLWIYRARERREQEAEA, encoded by the coding sequence GTGACGGCGCAGCAGACGCTGGAGGTTCCCGCGGCCGGGGCGCGCGACCCCTTCGAGATCGACCTGGAGCGCTTCCACGGGCCGCTGGACCTGCTGCTGCACCTGATCCGCAACCAGGACATCGACATCTTCGACATCCCCATCTCGCGGATCACGCAGCAGTTCCTGGCGGCCATCCGCGACCTCCAGCGGCTGGAGCTGGAGCGGGCGGGCGAGTTCCTGGAGATGGCGGCCACGCTGGTGCGCATCAAGGCGCAGATGCTCTTCCCGCGCCCCCCCGGCGAGGACGAGGGCGACGACCCGCGCGCCGACCTGGTGCGGCGGCTGCTGGAGTACGAGCACTTCCGCGAGGCGGCGCGGCTGCTGGAGCAGGCGGAGCGAGTGCGCTCGCGCCTGTTCTCGCGCGGCTACGTGGAGGTGCGCCCGCAGCCCCGCCTGTCCGAGCTGCCGCTGGAGACTTCGTGGCAGGACGTGTGGGACGCGGCGCTCCGGATGCAGGAGCGCCTGGCCGAGGCCCTGGTGGTGCACACCGTGCACGGGCGGCAGGTGCGCATCGAGGAGAAGATGGACGAGGTGGTGGACGCGCTGGTGGAGAAGCGCCGCGTGGAGTTCGCCGCCCTGGTCGAGCGCTGGGGAACGCGCATCCACGCCGTGGCCACGCTGCTCGCGTGCCTGGAGTTGGGGAAGCGCAACGTGGTCCGCCTGCGCCAGAACGTGCCCTTCGACCCGCTCTGGATCTACCGCGCCCGCGAGCGCCGCGAGCAGGAGGCCGAGGCGTGA